TCGCTTTGCGCAGTGGACATGCCGGCCAGCATGTGGTACAATATTTACCGAAATGCTCATTGAGCGCACAGAGTGTAAAGGGGTCTCACTTACAGAAACGGCCTTTGTCCTCGAGTAAGCGTTAATTGTAGATATTGTCCCTTTCTTCTACCTCGCCGCCGGTGCATCGCGCTCATCCTTCGGCCTATGTGGCGGACGCAGTAGCAGGAGGCGGAATATGAGCACACTGGAACAATGTGGTGAACTGCTGGATGTGGCGGTGGTGGGCGCCGGCCCGGCCGGCCTGGGCGCCGGCCTGTACGCGGCGTGCGCCGGCCTGCGCACTATGGTTTTCGGCGATCGCTATCAATCCCAACTGGCG
This Anaerolineae bacterium DNA region includes the following protein-coding sequences:
- a CDS encoding FAD-binding protein, which gives rise to MSTLEQCGELLDVAVVGAGPAGLGAGLYAACAGLRTMVFGDRYQSQLA